One genomic window of Polyangium aurulentum includes the following:
- the tagF gene encoding type VI secretion system-associated protein TagF, with protein MFWRRKKAPASPPQIGCFGKLPATGDFIRMNASGEELAAFDRWLGGGIDFARRAMGPAFETAYPPSVGLFIFHGEGKDNEPPTRGMVGAWAASGDNAGRTYPMVVFASYDYGQLAATGAALPIALWPLFASAYELVTQGRALPVDAFLERAARITPVPLDDAAAAGASYRAWLTTQSMKALWETGFGTDASRFWVLQNVLASVEPFRGQEHPKTGLAIRLPLGAGDAYAAAVWMDMTLRLARWGQTLLNAFWVPQQTMLLHLGPPHVASFRELIAPTGVADHVVELCRPPTVDEQTARRALGPQLDALAARSDSTIASFLDGLV; from the coding sequence ATGTTCTGGCGACGCAAGAAAGCCCCTGCGAGCCCGCCGCAGATCGGCTGCTTTGGCAAGCTGCCCGCGACGGGTGATTTCATCCGCATGAACGCGTCGGGCGAAGAGCTCGCGGCGTTCGATCGCTGGCTCGGAGGTGGCATCGACTTCGCGCGACGCGCGATGGGTCCTGCCTTCGAGACGGCTTATCCGCCCTCTGTCGGGCTGTTCATCTTCCACGGCGAGGGCAAGGACAACGAGCCTCCCACGCGTGGGATGGTGGGCGCTTGGGCTGCGAGCGGCGACAACGCGGGCCGCACCTACCCGATGGTCGTTTTCGCTTCGTACGATTACGGCCAGCTCGCCGCCACGGGCGCGGCGCTGCCCATCGCGCTCTGGCCGCTGTTCGCTTCGGCGTACGAGCTGGTCACGCAGGGGCGCGCGCTTCCGGTGGACGCCTTTCTCGAGCGCGCGGCGCGCATCACGCCGGTGCCGCTCGACGATGCGGCTGCGGCGGGGGCGAGCTATCGCGCTTGGCTCACCACGCAGTCGATGAAGGCGCTCTGGGAGACGGGCTTCGGCACGGACGCGAGCCGCTTCTGGGTGCTCCAGAACGTGCTTGCTTCGGTCGAGCCTTTCCGTGGCCAGGAGCATCCGAAGACGGGGCTCGCCATCCGGCTGCCGCTCGGCGCGGGCGATGCTTATGCGGCGGCGGTGTGGATGGACATGACGCTGCGGCTCGCCAGGTGGGGGCAGACGCTGCTCAACGCGTTCTGGGTTCCTCAGCAGACGATGCTCCTGCACCTCGGCCCGCCGCATGTGGCCTCGTTCCGCGAGCTCATCGCGCCGACGGGCGTCGCGGATCACGTGGTCGAGCTGTGCCGCCCGCCGACGGTCGACGAGCAGACTGCGCGCCGTGCTTTGGGTCCGCAGCTCGATGCGCTCGCGGCGCGCTCCGACAGCACGATCGCGAGCTTCCTCGACGGATTGGTCTGA
- the tssA gene encoding type VI secretion system protein TssA: MIEPINGGVGDDCSYDELFEAIKAEIDKAQSLEGGKTDWSKIVTNAEELLTDKSKDFRVALYYGAAKAHTGGITGAVDGLVLINELNAAFWDKMYPSLKRPRARGNLMSWYADQVAAAIGTFSPTAKDADIVGALDQAGRTLDGELRDKLGDAYPGIGPVRDSTRRILASVPKEAPPPPPPPPPPPPPPPPPPPPPPPPPTAAVARPAAPPPPPPPQETSYEAPAIEVPSAGAITDADSAISVLEQLGTTLMRAGDALRAADASNPLAYRVNRMGLWLLVQQDPAAENGQTYLPSPPDHVRGALDGMAEAGNWDGLIGSVDEIAGEYAFWLDPQRHVSNALEQLGHADAKQALLREVALLLVRAPSLPELTFNDGVPLADEQTRAWIDGEVRPVLGAGGGAPAGGGAAPGGKGFRALEKALGEARNLIENGDPLGAIQAVTKVSAQAVTPVDKFRSKLAIAQICIQLGQLAIARAQLEVLERMANQHQLHAWDPELCAELYGALYTTLRGLNQGYEVSEEARKRETDAFQRLCELDAALAFRLSMEGTG; encoded by the coding sequence ATGATCGAGCCGATCAACGGCGGGGTCGGTGACGACTGCTCGTACGACGAGCTGTTCGAGGCGATCAAGGCCGAGATCGACAAGGCGCAGTCCCTCGAGGGTGGCAAGACCGACTGGTCGAAGATCGTCACCAACGCGGAGGAGCTGCTCACCGACAAGTCCAAGGACTTCCGGGTCGCGCTGTATTACGGCGCGGCCAAGGCGCACACGGGGGGCATCACGGGTGCGGTGGATGGGCTCGTGCTCATCAACGAGCTCAACGCGGCGTTCTGGGACAAGATGTACCCGAGCCTCAAGCGGCCGCGCGCGCGTGGCAACTTGATGAGCTGGTACGCCGACCAGGTCGCGGCGGCGATCGGCACGTTCAGCCCGACGGCCAAGGATGCGGACATCGTGGGCGCGCTCGACCAGGCGGGCAGGACGCTGGACGGCGAGCTTCGGGACAAACTCGGCGATGCTTATCCCGGGATCGGCCCGGTGCGCGACTCGACCCGGCGGATCCTCGCGAGCGTGCCCAAGGAGGCGCCGCCGCCGCCGCCGCCGCCGCCGCCGCCGCCACCGCCGCCGCCGCCGCCGCCGCCGCCTCCTCCTCCTCCGCCCACTGCGGCGGTCGCGCGTCCTGCTGCGCCGCCGCCGCCGCCGCCGCCTCAGGAGACGTCGTACGAGGCGCCGGCCATCGAGGTTCCTTCGGCTGGGGCGATCACGGATGCGGACTCGGCCATCAGCGTGCTCGAGCAGCTCGGCACCACGCTCATGCGTGCGGGCGATGCGCTGCGCGCGGCCGATGCTTCCAATCCGCTCGCGTATCGCGTGAACCGCATGGGGTTGTGGCTGCTCGTGCAGCAGGATCCGGCGGCGGAAAACGGACAAACCTACCTGCCATCCCCGCCGGATCACGTTCGGGGTGCGCTCGACGGGATGGCCGAGGCGGGCAACTGGGACGGGCTCATCGGGTCGGTCGACGAGATCGCGGGCGAGTATGCGTTCTGGCTCGATCCGCAGCGGCATGTGTCGAACGCGCTCGAGCAGCTCGGGCATGCGGATGCCAAGCAGGCGCTCTTGCGCGAGGTGGCGCTGCTTTTGGTGCGGGCGCCGAGCCTGCCGGAGCTGACGTTCAACGACGGGGTCCCGCTCGCGGACGAACAGACGCGGGCCTGGATCGATGGCGAGGTTCGTCCTGTGCTCGGGGCGGGCGGAGGCGCGCCTGCGGGTGGCGGGGCGGCGCCTGGGGGCAAGGGCTTCCGTGCGCTCGAAAAGGCGCTGGGCGAGGCGCGGAACCTCATCGAGAACGGCGATCCGCTGGGCGCGATCCAGGCTGTGACGAAGGTCAGCGCGCAGGCGGTGACGCCGGTCGACAAGTTCCGGAGCAAGCTTGCGATCGCGCAGATCTGCATCCAGCTCGGGCAGCTAGCGATCGCGCGTGCGCAGCTCGAGGTGCTCGAGCGCATGGCAAACCAGCATCAGCTTCACGCGTGGGATCCGGAGCTGTGCGCGGAGCTGTACGGCGCGCTCTACACGACCCTGCGTGGTCTGAACCAGGGCTACGAGGTTTCCGAGGAGGCACGTAAGCGCGAAACGGATGCCTTTCAACGGCTTTGTGAGCTCGACGCTGCGCTCGCGTTCCGGCTGTCGATGGAAGGAACGGGCTGA
- the tssB gene encoding type VI secretion system contractile sheath small subunit, translating to MKEGSVAPKERVNITYKPATGNAKEEVELPLKLLMLGDYSMRPDPTPLEDRKPINVDKDNFSKVMAEQKLSLNLAVKDRLSENQDNELNVNLKFRRLSDMEPEAIANQVPELKKLLELRAALTALKGPLGNEKAFRNKIQTILNDPAQRNRLINELGLKKDGEE from the coding sequence ATGAAAGAAGGATCAGTCGCGCCGAAAGAACGCGTGAACATCACGTACAAGCCAGCGACGGGGAACGCGAAGGAAGAGGTCGAGCTGCCGCTGAAGCTCCTCATGCTTGGCGATTACTCCATGCGTCCCGATCCGACCCCGCTCGAGGACCGCAAGCCGATCAACGTCGACAAGGACAACTTCTCGAAGGTGATGGCGGAGCAGAAGCTCTCGCTGAACCTCGCGGTGAAGGATCGGCTCTCGGAGAACCAGGACAACGAGCTGAACGTCAACCTGAAGTTCCGCCGCCTGTCCGACATGGAGCCCGAGGCGATCGCGAATCAGGTGCCGGAGCTCAAGAAGCTTCTCGAGCTGCGCGCCGCTCTCACCGCACTCAAAGGCCCGCTCGGCAACGAGAAGGCCTTCCGCAACAAGATCCAGACGATTCTGAACGACCCCGCTCAGCGCAACCGGCTCATCAACGAGCTCGGCCTCAAGAAAGACGGGGAGGAGTAG
- the tssC gene encoding type VI secretion system contractile sheath large subunit, whose product MAHESQAQGGAGVQTLEGGSLLDDILSETKMAPGDEGYEVAKRGVQAFIAELIAPKREGEKVDKALVDALIAEIDVKLSRQIDEILHHPTFQKLESAWRGLKFVVDRTDFRENVKIEVLNCSKDDLLADFEDAPEVPKSGLYKLVYSAEFGQFGGRPYGAIIANYEFGPGPQDILLLQKCAAVAAMSHAPFLAAAGPQFFGLKDYLNLPNLKDLKALFEGPQYTKYNAFRETEDSRYVGLLMPRFLLRLPYGANTVPVKGFNFEENVIGQHDAYCWGNAVFAFATRLADSFAKYRWCPNIIGPQAGGSVENLPLHQYEAMGEIQTKIPTEIMLTERREYELSEEGFIGLTYRKDSDNACFFSANSVQKPKYFGQSEEGRAAEMNYRLGTQLPYMFIMCRIAHYLKVLQREQIGTWKERADLEKELNDWISQYVADQDVVSASVRGRRPLRKARILVTEVEGNAGWYKVDMQVRPHFKYMGAFFTLSLVGKLDKE is encoded by the coding sequence ATGGCCCATGAGTCTCAGGCCCAGGGCGGCGCGGGCGTGCAGACCCTCGAAGGGGGGAGCCTGCTCGACGACATCCTCTCCGAAACCAAGATGGCTCCGGGCGACGAGGGCTACGAGGTCGCCAAGCGCGGCGTCCAGGCCTTCATCGCGGAGCTGATCGCGCCGAAGCGCGAGGGCGAGAAGGTCGACAAGGCCCTCGTCGACGCGCTCATCGCCGAGATCGACGTCAAGCTTTCGCGCCAGATCGACGAGATCCTCCACCACCCGACGTTCCAGAAGCTCGAGAGCGCGTGGCGCGGCCTCAAGTTCGTCGTGGATCGGACCGATTTCCGCGAGAACGTCAAGATCGAGGTCCTGAACTGCTCGAAGGACGACCTCCTCGCCGACTTCGAGGACGCGCCCGAGGTTCCGAAGAGCGGTCTTTACAAGCTCGTGTATTCGGCGGAGTTCGGCCAGTTCGGCGGTCGCCCCTATGGCGCGATCATCGCGAACTACGAGTTCGGCCCGGGGCCGCAGGACATCCTGCTTCTGCAGAAGTGCGCGGCCGTCGCGGCAATGTCGCACGCGCCTTTCCTTGCCGCTGCGGGACCGCAGTTCTTCGGCCTGAAGGACTACCTGAACCTGCCGAACCTCAAGGATCTCAAGGCGCTGTTCGAGGGTCCGCAGTACACCAAGTACAACGCGTTCCGCGAGACCGAGGACTCCCGCTACGTCGGCCTCCTGATGCCGCGCTTCCTCCTCCGGCTGCCCTACGGCGCGAACACCGTGCCGGTCAAGGGCTTCAACTTCGAGGAGAACGTCATCGGGCAGCATGACGCGTACTGCTGGGGCAACGCGGTCTTCGCATTCGCGACGCGCCTCGCGGACAGCTTCGCCAAGTACCGCTGGTGCCCGAACATCATCGGCCCGCAGGCGGGCGGCTCGGTCGAGAACCTGCCGCTCCACCAGTACGAGGCGATGGGCGAGATCCAGACGAAGATCCCCACCGAGATCATGCTCACGGAGCGCCGCGAGTACGAGCTTTCGGAGGAGGGCTTCATCGGCCTCACCTACCGCAAGGACTCGGACAACGCGTGCTTCTTCTCGGCGAACTCCGTCCAGAAGCCCAAGTACTTCGGCCAGAGCGAGGAGGGCCGTGCGGCCGAGATGAACTACCGTCTCGGCACGCAGCTCCCGTACATGTTCATCATGTGCCGCATTGCGCACTACCTGAAGGTGCTGCAGCGCGAGCAGATCGGTACGTGGAAGGAGCGCGCGGACCTCGAGAAGGAGCTGAACGACTGGATCTCGCAGTACGTCGCCGACCAGGACGTGGTCTCGGCGAGCGTCCGCGGCCGTCGCCCGCTCCGCAAGGCCCGCATCCTCGTGACCGAGGTCGAGGGCAATGCCGGCTGGTACAAGGTCGACATGCAGGTGCGCCCGCACTTCAAGTACATGGGCGCCTTCTTCACGCTGAGCCTCGTCGGCAAGCTCGACAAGGAATAG
- a CDS encoding type VI secretion system contractile sheath domain-containing protein, protein MAGEKGFMTGGMRFNVGEETDASTPEAKGPILPLRVLVVADLLPRDEHNAGASAPEAKVRVDPTQLDDLFTRLRPRIAIDIPSVLAEGRNTRIDLSLTSMKSFRPDGLIADVPLLRSLLDGKLMLERLRDGSIDRDKARVELDRIWQGSPFVRDVLKLVADAGARPAPQGPAPARSGADDSAISSILDMVDTGASASPQAPAAAPQTQSSEGRFGAIIESFAKSGQSSASRFSPQEAVSRVEKALGAQIGAILQHPEVRRLEGAWRSLFFLAERSKGIPGLKLDVVCARPELAATAFERAVREGADAPVSVAIVDISIEGTAASLTRLEEIARIGETHAVPVIVNGSALLLGVDQIGDVERLDHKMSLFTAPHQAPWQSLAARPSMRWVTIAMNGALGRVAYDKQSSRVREAIVQEHPADEGAVVYLRPAYLVGVLIAQSFKDTRWPCRIVGNRSGGMIENLPVREVQANVDDADVVAIPTESFVSTDSQKELSKAGILLLASAPNSDAIYVLSAPTAYVPPPKRTYDSASTEPENRLDRVSLVDQLFVARLVQFSRALLARLPSNAPPAEMKKVVEGALWTLFEDARPGSVELSANVIASSDGTTVSITVTPRRFLGVTLEELSFEMPLA, encoded by the coding sequence ATGGCCGGCGAAAAAGGATTCATGACGGGCGGGATGAGATTCAACGTCGGGGAGGAGACCGACGCGAGCACTCCGGAGGCGAAGGGTCCGATCCTGCCGCTGCGCGTGCTCGTCGTCGCCGATCTGTTGCCCCGCGACGAGCACAACGCAGGGGCGAGCGCCCCCGAAGCGAAGGTGCGCGTCGACCCGACGCAGCTCGACGATCTGTTCACGCGCCTGCGGCCCCGCATCGCGATCGACATCCCGAGCGTGCTCGCCGAGGGCAGAAACACGCGCATCGACCTCTCCCTCACCAGCATGAAGAGCTTCCGGCCCGACGGCCTCATCGCCGACGTGCCCCTGCTCCGCTCGCTCCTCGACGGCAAGCTCATGCTCGAGCGCCTTCGCGACGGCTCGATCGACCGCGACAAGGCGCGCGTCGAGCTCGACCGGATCTGGCAAGGCTCGCCCTTCGTGCGCGACGTCCTGAAGCTCGTCGCCGACGCCGGCGCGCGCCCCGCCCCGCAAGGCCCCGCGCCCGCGCGCAGCGGGGCCGACGACAGCGCGATCTCGTCGATCCTCGACATGGTCGACACCGGCGCGAGCGCCTCGCCCCAGGCCCCCGCCGCGGCCCCGCAAACGCAGAGCTCCGAGGGCCGCTTCGGCGCGATCATCGAGAGCTTCGCGAAGAGCGGCCAATCGAGCGCGTCGCGCTTCAGCCCGCAAGAGGCCGTCAGCCGCGTCGAGAAGGCCCTCGGCGCGCAGATCGGCGCCATCCTCCAGCACCCCGAGGTCCGCCGCCTCGAGGGAGCATGGCGCAGCCTGTTTTTCCTGGCCGAGCGCTCCAAGGGCATCCCCGGGCTGAAGCTCGACGTGGTCTGCGCGCGCCCCGAGCTTGCCGCGACGGCCTTCGAGCGCGCCGTGCGCGAGGGCGCCGACGCGCCGGTGTCCGTGGCCATCGTCGACATCTCCATCGAGGGGACGGCCGCGAGCCTGACGCGCCTCGAAGAGATCGCCCGCATCGGGGAGACGCACGCGGTGCCCGTGATCGTGAACGGCTCGGCCCTGCTGCTCGGCGTGGATCAGATCGGCGACGTCGAGCGGCTCGACCACAAGATGTCCCTCTTCACCGCGCCCCACCAGGCGCCCTGGCAATCGCTCGCCGCGCGCCCCTCGATGCGCTGGGTGACGATCGCGATGAACGGCGCGCTCGGCCGCGTCGCCTACGACAAGCAATCCTCGCGCGTCCGCGAGGCGATCGTGCAAGAGCACCCGGCCGACGAAGGCGCCGTCGTGTACCTGCGCCCCGCCTATCTCGTGGGCGTCCTCATCGCGCAAAGCTTCAAGGACACGCGCTGGCCCTGCCGCATCGTCGGCAACCGCAGCGGCGGCATGATCGAAAACCTGCCCGTCCGCGAGGTGCAAGCCAACGTCGACGACGCCGACGTGGTCGCCATCCCCACCGAGTCGTTCGTCTCGACAGACTCGCAAAAGGAGCTGTCGAAGGCGGGGATCCTGCTGCTGGCGTCGGCGCCGAACAGCGACGCGATCTACGTGCTCTCGGCCCCCACGGCGTACGTGCCGCCGCCGAAGCGGACGTACGACAGCGCGTCGACCGAGCCCGAAAACCGCCTCGACCGGGTCTCGCTCGTGGATCAGCTCTTCGTGGCGCGCCTCGTCCAGTTCTCGCGCGCGCTGCTCGCGCGGCTGCCCTCGAACGCGCCGCCCGCCGAGATGAAAAAGGTGGTGGAGGGCGCCCTGTGGACGCTCTTCGAAGACGCCCGCCCCGGCAGCGTGGAGCTGTCCGCGAACGTGATTGCGAGCTCCGACGGCACCACCGTCTCCATCACGGTCACCCCCCGCCGCTTCCTCGGCGTGACCCTCGAAGAGCTCAGCTTCGAAATGCCATTGGCCTAA
- the murI gene encoding glutamate racemase, with protein MVAPPHASSASAQQPPSRLDREAPLGVFDSGLGGLTVVRALRARCPSEDIIYLGDTARVPYGTRSGETVVRYALGCARMLLGRGVKAIVVACNTVSAVALEMMRVELDLPVLGVIVPGARAGVAAARGGAVGVLGTTGTISSGAYPRAVASLSTRAEVIGQAAPLLVSLAEEGWLEGEVPRLVSRRYLEPVIRAGAKCVVLGCTHYPLLQGVIEAEAADLAGAPVPVVDSARATAEDVANFLEERDQGSRRTRRGSLELLVTDLPKSFTAVAERFLGEPLGDVRQVDL; from the coding sequence ATGGTTGCCCCTCCCCATGCCTCCTCGGCCTCCGCGCAGCAGCCTCCGTCGCGGCTCGATCGGGAGGCGCCGCTCGGCGTCTTCGACTCGGGGCTCGGCGGGCTCACGGTGGTGCGAGCCTTGCGCGCGCGCTGCCCGTCGGAGGACATCATCTACCTCGGCGACACGGCGCGCGTGCCTTACGGGACGCGGTCGGGCGAGACCGTGGTGCGCTACGCGCTCGGCTGCGCGCGCATGCTGCTCGGGCGCGGGGTGAAGGCGATCGTGGTCGCGTGCAACACGGTGAGCGCGGTGGCGCTCGAGATGATGCGCGTGGAGCTGGATCTGCCGGTGCTCGGCGTGATCGTGCCGGGAGCGCGGGCGGGGGTGGCGGCGGCGCGGGGCGGCGCGGTGGGCGTGCTCGGCACGACGGGGACGATCTCGTCGGGCGCGTATCCGCGCGCGGTGGCGTCCTTGTCGACGCGCGCGGAGGTGATAGGTCAAGCGGCGCCCTTGCTCGTGTCGCTGGCGGAGGAGGGCTGGCTCGAGGGCGAGGTGCCGCGGCTCGTGTCGCGCCGCTATCTCGAGCCGGTCATCCGCGCGGGGGCGAAGTGCGTGGTGCTCGGCTGCACGCATTACCCGCTCTTGCAGGGCGTGATCGAGGCCGAGGCGGCAGATCTCGCGGGCGCCCCCGTGCCTGTCGTGGACAGCGCGCGGGCGACCGCGGAGGACGTCGCGAACTTCCTGGAGGAGCGCGATCAAGGCTCGCGGCGGACGCGGCGCGGATCGCTCGAGCTGCTCGTGACCGATCTCCCGAAGAGTTTTACCGCTGTCGCCGAGCGGTTCCTGGGAGAGCCGCTCGGCGACGTGCGACAGGTCGATCTCTGA
- the aceA gene encoding isocitrate lyase, whose translation MSVAYPIPARLSPMPAPVPARFQGILRPYSENDVARLRGSFQIEHTIAKLGAQRLWELLHTEDYVAALGALTGNQAMQQVRAGLKAIYLSGWQVAADANLAGEMYPDQSLYPANSVPSVVRRINQALLRADQIEHAEGKRERYWLAPIMADAEAGFGGPLNAYELMKSMIEAGAAGVHFEDQLASEKKCGHMGGKVLVPTSQFIRTLVAARLASDVMGVPTILVARTDADSAKLLTSDVDPRDRAFLTGERTPEGFFVFRGGLDAAIARGIAYAPYADMVWCETSTPNLEEARRFAEGIHAKFPGKLLAYNCSPSFNWKKHLDDATIGKFQRELAAMGYKFQFVTLAGFHSLNHGMFELARDYKARGMAAYSELQQAEFSAEKIGYSATRHQREVGTGYFDQVAQVISCGTASTLALNESTEAKQF comes from the coding sequence ATGTCCGTCGCCTATCCGATCCCCGCGCGCCTGTCGCCCATGCCCGCGCCCGTTCCGGCGCGCTTCCAAGGCATCCTCCGCCCCTACAGCGAGAACGACGTCGCGCGGCTCCGGGGCTCGTTCCAGATCGAGCACACGATTGCCAAGCTCGGCGCCCAGCGGCTGTGGGAGCTGCTCCACACCGAGGATTACGTGGCCGCGCTCGGCGCGCTCACGGGCAACCAGGCCATGCAGCAGGTCCGGGCGGGTCTCAAGGCGATCTACCTGAGCGGATGGCAGGTGGCCGCGGACGCGAACCTCGCCGGCGAGATGTACCCCGACCAGAGCCTCTACCCGGCCAACAGCGTGCCGAGCGTGGTGCGGCGGATCAACCAGGCGCTCCTGCGCGCCGACCAGATCGAGCACGCCGAGGGCAAGCGCGAGCGCTACTGGCTCGCGCCCATCATGGCCGACGCCGAGGCTGGGTTCGGCGGGCCGCTCAACGCCTACGAGCTCATGAAGAGCATGATCGAGGCCGGCGCCGCGGGCGTGCACTTCGAGGACCAGCTCGCCTCGGAGAAGAAGTGCGGCCACATGGGCGGCAAGGTGCTCGTCCCGACGAGCCAGTTCATCCGCACGCTCGTCGCCGCGCGCCTCGCCTCGGACGTGATGGGCGTGCCGACGATCCTGGTTGCCCGCACCGACGCCGACAGCGCAAAGCTCTTGACGAGCGACGTCGATCCGCGCGATCGCGCGTTCCTGACCGGCGAGCGGACGCCCGAGGGCTTCTTCGTGTTCCGCGGCGGGCTCGACGCGGCCATCGCGCGCGGCATCGCCTACGCGCCCTACGCGGACATGGTCTGGTGCGAGACGTCGACGCCGAACCTCGAGGAGGCGCGCCGCTTCGCCGAGGGCATCCACGCGAAGTTCCCGGGCAAGCTGCTCGCGTACAACTGCTCGCCCTCGTTCAACTGGAAGAAGCACCTGGACGACGCGACGATCGGGAAGTTCCAGCGCGAGCTTGCGGCCATGGGCTACAAGTTCCAGTTCGTCACGCTGGCCGGCTTCCACAGCCTGAACCACGGCATGTTCGAGCTCGCCCGCGACTACAAGGCGCGCGGCATGGCCGCCTACTCGGAGCTGCAGCAGGCCGAGTTCTCCGCCGAGAAGATCGGCTACTCCGCCACGCGCCACCAGCGCGAGGTCGGCACCGGCTACTTCGACCAGGTGGCGCAGGTGATCTCGTGCGGCACGGCCTCGACGCTCGCGCTGAACGAGTCGACGGAAGCGAAGCAGTTCTGA
- the aceB gene encoding malate synthase A, translated as MPSSSTVKVVRTGPETPSQREVLTPEALRFVADLTNAFGQRIEDLLERRRERQARFDAGERPDFISETSRIRAADWRVAPIPDDIADRRVEITGPVDRKMIINALNSGANVFMADFEDATSPTFHNLVEGQKNLIDAVRGTIRHEDERTGKTYALGERTATLFVRPRGLHLPERHLLVGPRTAPGALFDFGLFFFHNARALVERGKRPYFYLPKLESHLEARLWNDVFLRAQAELDLPPGTIRATVLIETLPAAFEMDEILYELREHSAGLNCGRWDYIFSFIKKLRNDPSAVLPDRSTVTMERHFLRSYTELVIKTCHRRGAHAMGGMAAQIPVKGDEARNQAAFEKVRADKLREVRAGHDGTWVAHPALVPVAREIFDAHMPGPNQLHVAREDVNVQAEDLLRVPEGPRTEAGLDHNIKVGIQYLEAWLRGAGAVPLYDLMEDAATAEISRAQVWQWRKHGVPLEDGEPLDDERLARAIDRQMAVIEAERGPEAIARGRFEEARALFKRLCSSDGFEEFLTLPAYELLMTRNPKGAGEAPEAA; from the coding sequence ATGCCTTCGAGCTCTACCGTCAAGGTCGTACGTACCGGGCCAGAGACCCCGTCCCAGCGAGAGGTGCTGACGCCCGAGGCCCTCCGCTTCGTGGCGGACCTGACAAACGCGTTTGGCCAGCGAATCGAGGATTTGCTCGAGCGCCGCCGCGAGCGACAAGCCCGCTTCGACGCCGGTGAGCGACCCGATTTCATCTCGGAGACATCTCGGATTCGTGCCGCGGACTGGCGGGTCGCTCCCATCCCCGACGACATCGCCGACCGCCGCGTCGAGATCACCGGCCCGGTCGACCGGAAGATGATCATCAACGCCCTCAATTCGGGCGCAAACGTCTTCATGGCCGATTTCGAGGATGCGACGTCCCCGACGTTCCACAACCTCGTCGAGGGCCAGAAAAACCTCATCGACGCGGTTCGCGGGACCATCCGTCACGAGGACGAGCGCACGGGCAAGACCTACGCGCTCGGCGAACGCACGGCCACGCTCTTCGTCCGCCCCCGCGGCCTGCACCTGCCCGAGCGGCACCTCCTGGTCGGCCCGCGGACGGCGCCCGGGGCGCTCTTCGATTTCGGCCTCTTCTTCTTCCACAACGCGCGCGCCCTCGTCGAGCGGGGCAAGCGCCCGTATTTCTATTTGCCCAAGCTCGAGAGCCACCTCGAGGCGCGCCTGTGGAACGACGTCTTCCTCCGCGCCCAGGCCGAGCTCGATTTACCGCCCGGCACGATCCGCGCGACCGTCCTCATCGAGACCCTGCCCGCCGCGTTCGAGATGGACGAGATCCTCTACGAGCTGCGCGAGCACTCCGCGGGCCTCAACTGCGGGCGCTGGGACTACATCTTCAGCTTCATCAAGAAGCTGCGGAACGACCCCTCGGCCGTCCTGCCCGATCGCAGCACGGTCACGATGGAGCGGCATTTCCTCAGGTCGTACACCGAGCTCGTCATCAAGACCTGCCACCGCCGCGGCGCGCACGCCATGGGCGGCATGGCCGCGCAGATCCCCGTCAAGGGGGACGAGGCGCGAAACCAGGCCGCCTTCGAAAAGGTGCGGGCCGACAAACTCCGCGAGGTGCGCGCCGGCCACGACGGAACCTGGGTCGCCCACCCTGCCCTCGTGCCGGTCGCCCGCGAGATCTTCGACGCACATATGCCTGGGCCAAACCAGCTCCACGTGGCCCGCGAGGACGTGAACGTGCAGGCAGAGGACCTCTTGCGCGTCCCCGAGGGGCCCAGAACGGAGGCGGGCCTGGATCACAACATCAAGGTCGGCATCCAATACCTCGAGGCCTGGCTGCGCGGCGCTGGCGCCGTGCCGCTCTACGACCTCATGGAGGACGCCGCCACGGCCGAAATCAGCCGCGCTCAGGTATGGCAATGGCGCAAGCACGGCGTGCCTCTCGAGGACGGAGAGCCGCTCGACGACGAACGGCTCGCCCGCGCCATCGATCGGCAGATGGCCGTCATCGAAGCCGAGCGTGGCCCCGAGGCCATTGCGCGTGGCCGCTTCGAGGAGGCGCGCGCCCTCTTCAAAAGACTCTGCAGCTCGGACGGGTTCGAGGAGTTTTTGACCCTGCCCGCCTACGAGCTGCTCATGACCCGAAACCCGAAGGGTGCCGGTGAGGCGCCCGAAGCTGCATAG